DNA sequence from the Sinomonas terrae genome:
GGCCTCGCGTACGACTTCAGCACCATCGTCGTCGCCAATTCCTTCTCGGCCCACGAGCTGCTGCACCTCGCCAAGGCGCGGGGAACTGAGGGAGCGGCCGACGCCGTCAAGGAGGCGCTGCTCTCGGCCCACTTCGAGCAGGGGAAGGACATCGGGAGCCGCGAAGTGCTCGTCGAGGTCGGGGCCGCCGCCGGGCTCGCCGAGGCGGACATCGCCGCAGCGCTCGACGCCGGAACCTACCGCGACGCCGTGCACGCGGACATCCGGGAAGCCCAGATGCTGGGAATTCAGGGGGTGCCGTTCTTCGTCTTCGACCGCAAGTACGGCGTCTCCGGCGCCCAACCGTCGGAGCTCTTCGCACAGGCCCTCGACACCGCGTGGCGCGAGTCGAACCCGTTGGTCATGGTGAACGCGTCAGCGGATGCGGGCGAGGGCCGGGGCACGGCGGGCACGGGCACGACGGGCACGGGGGCCGGCACGGGCACGACGGGCACGGGCGGCGCGGCCGACGACGGTCTGAACGGCGAGGTCTGCGGCCCCGACGGCTGCTGACCCCGGGCCCCCGCGCCGACCACCTCGCCTCCGCGCCGACCACCTCGCCCCCCCTCTGACCCCGGGCCTTCGCTGACCCTGACCCCTCTCGGATTCCCACCGGGATTGAATGCGCCAGACTGCCTTTCCACGGCGTGTCGCCGCCCACACGCCGCAGCTCGGCTTGGAAGTCGGTTGGAATCCGCGGGC
Encoded proteins:
- a CDS encoding DsbA family oxidoreductase, with the protein product MNVDIWSDIACPWCFIGKRRFEKALAEFPHKDDVTVTWHSFQLDPSLPEHYDGTELEYLSQRKGMPADRVAQMFEQVTQVAAGEGLAYDFSTIVVANSFSAHELLHLAKARGTEGAADAVKEALLSAHFEQGKDIGSREVLVEVGAAAGLAEADIAAALDAGTYRDAVHADIREAQMLGIQGVPFFVFDRKYGVSGAQPSELFAQALDTAWRESNPLVMVNASADAGEGRGTAGTGTTGTGAGTGTTGTGGAADDGLNGEVCGPDGC